TGGGAGGTGCGGGTGCCGCGCTGGTCCCAGTGCAGGAGCCGGTGGTCCACGGACTCCTGCACGGTCAGCGTGGCGCCCCAGTGCCCTTCTTCGCGGTAGTCGTGATCCATGGGCACGAACCCGTCGGCGATAGTGGTCCATGCTCGTGAGTTCCGCGCGGTCACCTGGTAGTGCCTCACTGCGACCCTCCATCCGTCGAGGTGTCAGGTGCCGAGCATGGCAGATTTCCCCACCGGGTCAACCGCGGCCACTCACCGGTCCTGGTGACCCGCCGGCGCCGGATCCGACGGCGGCACCGCGCCCAGCCGGATCGGAATCGACAGCGGTCCGATGGTGAAGAACGACGGCGAATAGGCGATATCGGCCGGATCGACGACGAGTTCGAGATCGGGCAGCCGCCGATACAGCGAGGCCAGTGCGAGCCGGCCCTCCAGCCGGGCCAGCCCGGCGCCGATGCAGTAGCGGGGGCCGTGCCCGAATCCGAGGTGATCACTGCGCTGTTCGCGGTCGATGTCGAAGCTGTCGGCGGTGTCGCCGTAGCGCTGCGGATCCAGACCGCAGGCCTGGTAGACCACGCCGACGGCATTGCCCTTCGGTATCGTGACGCCCGCGATGGTCACATCGGTGAGCGTGAACCGCCAGCTGGTCATCATGACCGAATGCCGGTAGCGCACCGTCTCCTCCACGACCTCGGCCCAGCGGTCCCCCGCCTTGGCGGCGGCGAGCTGTTCGGGATGTTGCGACAGCGCGATGATCGCGTAGCCGAGCATGTGCACCGTCGTCTCGTGGCCCGCGACCAGCATGATCCACAGCACCGCGACCAGTTCCTCGGTGGTCAGCTTGTCGTCGCGATCGCGGGCCTGTACCAGTCCGGTGGTGAGATCGTCGCCGGGTTCGCGGCGCTTGCTCTCGGCCAGATCCCGCAGATAGGTCAGCAGCCCGTTCTGCGCGGCGAACGCCTCCTCCGGAGAAGTGTTGTGGGACAACAGCACCGCGGTCCAGTTCCGCAGCCGCTTCCGATCTTCCGGCGGGATACCGAACAGCTCGCAGATCACCGCCATCGGCAGCGCCTCGGTGAACGCCGGAACCAGATCGACCCCGTCGCCGGCGGCCACCACCTCGTCGAGCAGTTCGTCGATGATCTGCTGGATGCGCGACTGCATCGCCTGCACCCGGGCCGGGGTGAACGCCTTGCCGATCATGCCGCGCAGCCGCCGGTGATCCTGTCCGTCCATGGTCGACAGATGCTCACCCTGCACGACCGCGCGCAGCGGCCAGTCCGGTGGAATCACTCCGTTGTGCAGATCGGGCCAATGTTTCGGATCGCGGGCGAAGGTGGCGTTGTCGCCCGCCAGGATTTCGCGCACGGCGTCGTGGGTCAGGGCGAGGTAGCCCGCCACCCCGCCGGGGAACTCGACCTCGACGACGGGGGCGATATCGCGTAGCCGCAGGCAGGTATCGAGCGGAGCCTCGTTCGCGGCAGGAAAGGCGGGCAGTGCGGTGGTCACGGGCATTCCTTTCACCTTGCCGGGCCCTGCCCCGGCATTCGCCGACGAGTATCACGCCCACCGCGTCCGGCCACCGCGCACTCGGGCGCACTCAGCCTCCCACCGAAAGAGCGCTGTCACCCACCGAAAGAGCGCTCGCGAAATCCACTGCCGGGCAGACGGTTTCCGTGCGGCGGCGGCCGTCCCGTGGTTGGTGAACTGCGCCCCGCTCCCGGCGAGCACAATCGACACCGCTCCGTTGTCCGAATCACTGCGAGGATGGTTCACGTGCCCGGTTCCGACATCATCGTCACCACACCGCTCGGTGATCTGCACGCCACGGTCGCGGGCACCGGCGAGACCATCGTGCTGTGGCCGAGTCTGCTGATGGACGCGAGTCTGTGGCAGGCCCAGGTCGACCATTTCTCCCGCCGCTACCGCACCGTCGCGATCGATCCACCCGGGCACGGCCGGTCCGCACCGCTGACCCGGGTCTTCGACTTCGGCGAATGCGCCCGATGCGTGGTCGCCGTTCTCGACCATCTCGGCGTGGACCGGGCGCATATCGTCGGCAATTCGTGGGGCGCGATGATCGGCGGCACCTTCGCCGCGACCTTCCCGGATCGGGTGCGAACCGCGGTGCTGCTCAACGGGACCGCGTCGCCGGCGCCACGACGCCAGCGACTCGAATACTCGTTCCTGCTGACGTGCGCGCGACTGCTCGGCGGCGTGCGACCGCCACTGACCCCGGCGGTGGTGCGGGCTTTCCTGGGCCCGACCAGCAGGCGAACACGACCGCAGGTGGTGGGCCGGGTCCGGACCGCCGCCGCGGCCCATGACGTCGCGTCGGTGTCCTGGGCGGTGCGGTCGGTGGTGATGCGCCGGCCCGACCAGCGCGCCCTGTTCGCCTCCATCACCTGTCCGGTGCTGGTGATCGCGGGGCGCGAGGATCCCACCTTTCCGCTCGCGGAGGTGGAGGCCATGGCACGCGCCGTGCCCACGGCACGGCTGGTCGTCCTCGACGATGCCGCGCATCTGGCCGCGGCGGAGGTACCCGAACAGGTCAACTCGCTGATCGCTGGGTTCTTCGAGGAACACGCGGGCACATCCTGAACCGCCCGCCCCCGGTCAGTCCCCGGCCGTCGCGAGTACTCCGGCCAATTCGGCGCGCGAGGTGATGCCGAGTTTCGGGAAGATGCGGTGCAGATGGGTACTCACCGTGCGATGCGACAGATACAGTCGCTGCCCGATCTCGCGGTTGGTCAGCCCTTCGGCGGCCAATTGCGCGATACCCAGTTCGTGTGCGGTCAGCGTGTCGCGGGCGTCGGGATCGCGGCGCGGACTGGTCTCGCCCGCACCGCGCAGTTCACGACGGGCCCGATCGGCCCACGGCCCCGCGCCCAGGGCGTCGAAGGTGTCGCGGGCCGCCCGCAGATGCGCGCGGGATTCGACGATGCGCCGCTGCCGCCGTAGCCATTCACCGAAGGCCAGCTGTATCCGGGCCCGTTCGAGCGGCCAGGCGGTGAGATCGGCGTCGAGCGCGGCGGTGAACCGGTTCTCGGCGGGATCCAGTAGCGCTCGCGCGCACCGCACTCCGATCCACAGCGCCGGGGACGGTGTGCGCCGGCCGAGGTCGCCGAGTTCGGCCACGATCGACTCGACCTCGCCGGCGCGGCCCGATCGCACGGCGGCCTCGGCGAGGTCACCCAGGATGTAGCCGCGCAGCGCGGGTTGATATGCCGGATCGGCGGGATCGAGGATGCGTTGCAGATCGGCCAGCGCGTCCTCGTACCGGCCCTGGCCGAGTGCGATGAGAGCGCGGGCGCGTTGCACGGTGGCCAGCACCGGACGTGCGGCGACGGCCAGCCCGATGCGTCGCGCCCGGTCGGCGGCATCGGCGGCGGCATCGAAATCGCCACGCAGCGCGGCGATTTCGGCGGTGACCGCGACCGCCAGCCCGTACATGTAGTGCTGGCCGGTTTCCGGGCCGAGACGCTCGGCTTCGGCGGCGGCGGTGGCGGCGCCGCTCAGATCTCCGGTGCGCGCGCAACTCCAGGCCCGCACCGCCAGCGCACGAGTCAGCAGGCCGAGCCGGCCTTGCGCACGCAGGCCGGGGATGGCCGCGGCGGAGAAGCGCGACGCGAGATCGAAGGCGCCGATCTGCAGGGACGCACTGCCGAGGTAGCGGTCCACCTCCGGGTCGGCGCCGGTCGTACCGGCCAGCGCGCGCAGCGCGGCCCATACCCGCGCACCACGTTCGAAGGGCGCCACGTACGCGGTGATCGCGACGATCCGGGGATCGTCGGCGGGCAGCGACATCGCGTCGGCGACCTCGAGCAGCACCCGGCGCGCCTCGGGGCCCGGCTCGGACCAGAAGCATCGCATCGCGGTGGCCCACAGGATCCGCATCGCCGACTCCCGATCACCTTCGGCGGCAACGGATTCGGCCAGCCGCGCGAGTTCGGTCACCCGGGCCGGATCCTCGCCGACACCGTCGTCGAAACCGCTCAGCAGCCAGGTCGCCAGGGCGCGCTGCCGGGGTGTGAGATCGCCGGCGGCGTCGAGCAGCCTGGTCACCGTGTCGCGATCGCCGGTCTCGACCGCCAGTTCGGCGGCACGCAGCAGCCGCTCGGCGCGCCGCGGTGCCGCCTCGCTCAGATACGCCGCTTGCTCCAGGGCCGTGACGGCCGCCGCGACACCGCCGCGTCGCAGAGCGCGTTCGGCGGTGGCTTCCAGGTCGTCGGCGGTGGTGTCGTCGGGTCCGGTGACGGCGGCGGCGCGGTGGCGCGCCGCGCGATCCGGCCGATCGACCAGAGTGTCCGCCACCGCCGCGTGGGCCCGGCGCCGCAGCTCCGGTTCGGCGGCCGCCGGGATCGCCGAGCACATCAGCGGATGCCGAAATCGCACCGCGCCGGAATCGATATCGATGAGGCGGGCGTCGAGCGCGGGCGTGAGAACGCCGGCGTCGACCGGGTCGCCCTGCAGCAGGGCCGCGGCCGTCAGCGTCTGCGCCACCGACAGTTCGTCGAGGGCCGCGACCAGCAACGCCGCGCGCGTCGGCGCGGGCAGTTGGTCGGCGCGCAGACCGAAGGCGCGTTCCAGCCGGTCGGTGAGGGGAAGTTCCGCCGCCGCGGCATCGACATCCGCGCGTAATTCCCTCAGCGCCAGCGGATTTCCGTCCGCGGCGCGCAACACCCGCGCGCGGATGCCCCGCTCCAGTCCGGGGACGTCGCTGTCGAGCAATTGCGCTGCCTCGTCCTCGCTCAGCCGCGACAGCGACAGCACCGCGAGTCCGGCGTCCGACAGCGGGGTGCCGGCACCGTCACGTGCGGTCGCGGCCAGCACGATCGGTTCGGATTCCAGTCGCCGCGCCAGGAAGGCCAGCACCGCCGCACTCGGACGATCGAGCCAGTGCAGATCCTCGACCACGACCAGCAGGGGTTGGTCGGCCGCCCGGTCCGACAGCAGGGTCAGCACCGCCGAGCCGATCAGGTACTCGGTCGGCGCAGGCGCTTCCGCGAACCCGAGGGCCGCGTCGAGGGCCGCTGCCTGGGGGGCGGGCAGCGCCGGAATGCCCGCGCGCAGCGGGAACACGATCTGATGCAGTCCGGCGTAGGGCAGATCCTGTTCGGCCGGAACGCCTGTCGCGCTCACCGCCCGCACGCCCGCGACCGATGCCATGGCCAGCAGCTCCCGCAGCAACGCGGACTTGCCGATACCCGCTTCGCCCTCGATCAGGACCGCACCGCCACGTTCGGAGATCCCGGCGATCATCTCGTCGAGATATTTGAGCTCCGATTCCCGCCCGACCAGCGCCATCCGCTCGCACTCCTGTCCGATTCCGGGACCGGC
The genomic region above belongs to Nocardia spumae and contains:
- a CDS encoding cytochrome P450 family protein is translated as MPVTTALPAFPAANEAPLDTCLRLRDIAPVVEVEFPGGVAGYLALTHDAVREILAGDNATFARDPKHWPDLHNGVIPPDWPLRAVVQGEHLSTMDGQDHRRLRGMIGKAFTPARVQAMQSRIQQIIDELLDEVVAAGDGVDLVPAFTEALPMAVICELFGIPPEDRKRLRNWTAVLLSHNTSPEEAFAAQNGLLTYLRDLAESKRREPGDDLTTGLVQARDRDDKLTTEELVAVLWIMLVAGHETTVHMLGYAIIALSQHPEQLAAAKAGDRWAEVVEETVRYRHSVMMTSWRFTLTDVTIAGVTIPKGNAVGVVYQACGLDPQRYGDTADSFDIDREQRSDHLGFGHGPRYCIGAGLARLEGRLALASLYRRLPDLELVVDPADIAYSPSFFTIGPLSIPIRLGAVPPSDPAPAGHQDR
- a CDS encoding alpha/beta fold hydrolase, coding for MPGSDIIVTTPLGDLHATVAGTGETIVLWPSLLMDASLWQAQVDHFSRRYRTVAIDPPGHGRSAPLTRVFDFGECARCVVAVLDHLGVDRAHIVGNSWGAMIGGTFAATFPDRVRTAVLLNGTASPAPRRQRLEYSFLLTCARLLGGVRPPLTPAVVRAFLGPTSRRTRPQVVGRVRTAAAAHDVASVSWAVRSVVMRRPDQRALFASITCPVLVIAGREDPTFPLAEVEAMARAVPTARLVVLDDAAHLAAAEVPEQVNSLIAGFFEEHAGTS
- a CDS encoding ATP-binding protein; the protein is MALVGRESELKYLDEMIAGISERGGAVLIEGEAGIGKSALLRELLAMASVAGVRAVSATGVPAEQDLPYAGLHQIVFPLRAGIPALPAPQAAALDAALGFAEAPAPTEYLIGSAVLTLLSDRAADQPLLVVVEDLHWLDRPSAAVLAFLARRLESEPIVLAATARDGAGTPLSDAGLAVLSLSRLSEDEAAQLLDSDVPGLERGIRARVLRAADGNPLALRELRADVDAAAAELPLTDRLERAFGLRADQLPAPTRAALLVAALDELSVAQTLTAAALLQGDPVDAGVLTPALDARLIDIDSGAVRFRHPLMCSAIPAAAEPELRRRAHAAVADTLVDRPDRAARHRAAAVTGPDDTTADDLEATAERALRRGGVAAAVTALEQAAYLSEAAPRRAERLLRAAELAVETGDRDTVTRLLDAAGDLTPRQRALATWLLSGFDDGVGEDPARVTELARLAESVAAEGDRESAMRILWATAMRCFWSEPGPEARRVLLEVADAMSLPADDPRIVAITAYVAPFERGARVWAALRALAGTTGADPEVDRYLGSASLQIGAFDLASRFSAAAIPGLRAQGRLGLLTRALAVRAWSCARTGDLSGAATAAAEAERLGPETGQHYMYGLAVAVTAEIAALRGDFDAAADAADRARRIGLAVAARPVLATVQRARALIALGQGRYEDALADLQRILDPADPAYQPALRGYILGDLAEAAVRSGRAGEVESIVAELGDLGRRTPSPALWIGVRCARALLDPAENRFTAALDADLTAWPLERARIQLAFGEWLRRQRRIVESRAHLRAARDTFDALGAGPWADRARRELRGAGETSPRRDPDARDTLTAHELGIAQLAAEGLTNREIGQRLYLSHRTVSTHLHRIFPKLGITSRAELAGVLATAGD